A single Oryza brachyantha chromosome 8, ObraRS2, whole genome shotgun sequence DNA region contains:
- the LOC102705095 gene encoding wall-associated receptor kinase 3-like, whose amino-acid sequence MHLFAIAALQLLQFLAAMPLLLSYKTALPGCTESCGNISIPYPFGVGDDRCFREGFKLVCDPAYDPPKLFMNDPGYEVRKIKLSRRVLHLDTGITQMLGSSSYKQSWNLSLDGSLYQLSASMNVFVALGCGFQFFVSPPAAAGDNSSSSTCASACRSGYPVLATDGTCSGVGCCNTTVLEGHNSYVIKLVSLGGGRSFNTSMVVVKGEWWRRADNAMLLQKQVLARLSGAPDAAENVGVRTVVDWMLGSSSCVEAQKLSDFGCLSENSECLDDPAERGYACKCRSGYEGNPYMRNGCQDINECMLPNPPLCFGKCINTVGSYECICPGGTSGNAQIQNGCVSGKLKMSGLIIAIGLGGSIVIVSLILAGVIIRRKLKSRKAKRLKEIFFKQNRGLLLHQLVDKDIAERMIFSLDELEKATNNFSESRKLGGGGHGTVYKGILSDQRVVAIKKSRYAIKREIDGFINEVAILSQVNHRNVVKLFGCCLETEVPLLVYEFISNGTLHEHLHVDSAQSIPWTGRLMIALEIARSLAYLHSAASVSIIHRDIKTTNILLDDRLIAKVSDFGASRGIPIDQTTLTTTIQGTFGYLDPEYYRTSRLTEKSDVYSFGVILVELITRRKPTTYISPEGFNLIEQFILLVSEDRLCEIVDSQIIDEGGEEEAREVAEIAVMCLNLKGEDRPTMRQVEVKLEGFQSAVNTIRSDQLAQRHSVLLNYPSIEESNCNSNIIAGHAGYYHSLSRRLSMEEEFWSSMSFPR is encoded by the exons atgcatctttTTGCCATAGCTGCACTGCAATTGCTGCAGTTTCTAGCAGCAATGCCCCTGCTACTATCATACAAGACAGCATTGCCTGGTTGCACTGAATCATGTGGAAACATAAGCATACCTTACCCGTTCGGAGTTGGCGACGACCGATGCTTCCGTGAGGGCTTCAAACTAGTGTGCGACCCGGCTTATGATCCCCCCAAGCTCTTCATGAACGACCCCGGATACGAGGTTCGCAAGATAAAGCTGTCACGCAGAGTTCTGCACCTCGACACCGGGATCACCCAGATGCTGGGGAGCAGCAGCTACAAACAGAGCTGGAACCTCAGCCTGGATGGCAGCCTCTACCAGCTATCAGCATCCATGAACGTTTTCGTCGCCCTAGGATGCGGTTTCCAGTTCTTCGTAAGCCCtcctgcagcagcaggagaCAATTCTAGCAGCAGCACCTGTGCTTCAGCCTGCCGGTCAGGCTACCCCGTGCTGGCAACCGACGGCACATGCTCCGGCGTTGGCTGCTGCAACACGACGGTGCTCGAAGGCCACAACTCGTACGTGATCAAGCTCGTGTCCCTCGGCGGGGGGAGAAGCTTCAACACGAGCATGGTCGTGGTGAAGGGGGAGTGGTGGAGGAGGGCGGACAACGCCATGCTGCTGCAGAAACAGGTCCTCGCGAGGCTGAGTGGGGCGCCGGATGCTGCAGAGAATGTGGGTGTCCGGACGGTGGTGGATTGGATGCTGGGTAGCTCGTCGTGCGTGGAGGCGCAGAAGCTGAGTGACTTTGGGTGCCTCAGTGAGAACAGCGAGTGCCTTGACGACCCAGCGGAGAGAGGCTATGCGTGCAAGTGCCGCTCAGGATATGAGGGCAACCCTTACATGCGAAACGGATGCCAGG ATATTAATGAATGCATGCTGCCAAATCCACCCCTTTGCTTTGGGAAATGCATAAATACAGTAGGATCATATGAGTGTATCTGTCCAGGTGGCACATCTGGTAACGCCCAGATACAAAATGGATGTGTTTCAGGCAAACTGAAAATGTCAG GACTCATCATTGCAATAGGACTTGGTGGCAGTATAGTCATCGTATCACTAATTCTTGCTGGTGTTATCATAAGGCGCAAGCTCAAGTCTCGAAAGGCCAAAAGACTGAAGGAAATTTTCTTCAAGCAAAACCGAGGACTGTTGCTTCATCAACTCGTAGACAAGGATATCGCTGAAAGGATGATATTCAGCTTAGATGAGCTTGAGAAGGCAACAAACAATTTTAGTGAGTCTCGAAAactcggtggtggtggccatggAACTGTCTATAAAGGGATTCTGTCTGACCAACGCGTTGTTGCTATCAAGAAGTCAAGATATGCGATTAAGAGAGAAATTGATGGATTTATTAACGAGGTTGCCATACTTTCCCAAGTGAATCACAGGAACGTAGTGAAGCTTTTTGGATGTTGTCTTGAGACAGAAGTTCCATTGTTAGTGTACGAGTTCATTTCAAATGGAACACTTCATGAGCATCTCCATGTCGACTCTGCACAATCAATCCCATGGACAGGACGGCTGATGATAGCCCTTGAAATAGCAAGATCTCTTGCCTATCTGCATTCAGCTGCTTCGGTATCAATCATCCACAGAGATATCAAGACTACCAACATCCTACTTGATGATAGGCTCATAGCAAAAGTATCAGACTTTGGAGCTTCTCGAGGCATTCCAATTGATCAAACTACTCTAACTACTACTATCCAAGGAACTTTTGGATATTTAGATCCAGAGTACTACCGTACAAGCCGACTTACGGAGAAAAGTGATGTATACAGCTTCGGTGTCATACTCGTGGAACTAATAACCCGAAGAAAGCCAACTACCTACATTTCACCGGAAGGCTTCAATCTAATTGAACAATTCATCCTGCTAGTCAGTGAGGACAGGCTCTGTGAAATAGTAGACAGTCAAATCATTGATGAggggggagaagaagaagccaGAGAAGTGGCAGAAATTGCTGTGATGTGCTTAAACTTAAAGGGTGAAGACAGGCCGACGATGCGGCAGGTTGAGGTGAAACTTGAAGGGTTCCAGAGTGCTGTAAATACTATCAGAAGTGATCAGTTAGCTCAACGGCATTCAGTTCTGCTGAATTATCCATCAATTGAAGAGAGTAATTGTAATTCCAATATCATTGCTGGCCACGCTGGTTATTATCACAGCTTAAGCAGGCGGCTCAGCATGGAGGAGGAATTCTGGTCATCTATGAGTTTTCCTCGATGA